CAAAGGACACACGCGCTTGGTCATTTTCTTCAATGCCGGCGTGAATGGCGAGCCGGGCGAAATCTACTACGCGGACGACATCAAGTTGTATGCGCCCAAGGGCATCAACGTGGAAGACTTTCAGGAGTCGCCGCTCAACCTGGGTTGGCAGCCGCTCAACGGCGACAACGTCATCCACGGCAACTTCACCGCCCCGACCGCCAACCCCAGCCCGAACGCGGTGAACAGCTCGTCGCAAGTGGGTTGCTACTCGAAAGGCTCGTCGCCCCTTTCCACCTTGCAAGCCATCAATCTGACGGCCAACTTCGACTTGACGGATTTTCCCCAATTCAACCTCGACGTGCTCAGCCCAGCCAGCGTCGCGCCGGGCACCAAAGTCAGGATGCAACTTTTCTCGCCCATCGCGGGCAACCAATCGGTCGAAGCCGCCATTGCCACACCCGGCGAATGGGAGACGCTTGGCTTCGATTTCTCGCCGTTCTCCGCCGTCGCCGATTTTGGCGAAATTCGCATCATCTTCAACCCCGACGCCGCCTCCCCCGGCCAGTCGTGGTGCATTGACAACCTCCGTCAGGGCATAGCCACCGTGGACCCCTGCATTGACGTGCAACCCAATCCGGTGTTCATTGACGACTTTGAGTGTCAGCGCAACTATGTCGAGATTTTCTACGGCGCGAGCGACTTGAAAGTCATCAACAACCCGCAACAGACGGTCGAAAACTCGTCGTTGAGAGTGGGCGAATACAACGACCCGGCAGGTGCCGGCACCGAGTTCGCAGGCATCGGCTTCACATTGCCCGCCCCTCCTGATTTGAGTTTGAACAATCAATTGGAAGTGCAGGTATGGTCGCCGTTCGACAATGTGCCTTTCCTTTTCAAAATTCAAGGCAACGGCGCCAACGTGGAAAGATGGGACACGCTGCCAGCAAAGAACAAGTGGCACACCTTCAGTCTCGATTTTAGCGCAGCGCAAGGGACACCGGGCAATCAAATTGTCATCTTCTTCAACGTGCTAAGCCCAACTGGCGGCGGCACCTATTATGTGGACAACATTCGCTGGCGACGCAAGGGGTATAGTGGCTGCGTGGGCGACAATGAAACGGCCAACACCACATTGCCCAATTTCGCCTACTTCAACAACAACCCCTTGGATGGCCAAACAACCACCATCGTGGACAATCCCCTAAAAGCAGGCATCAACACCAGCAACAAGGTCATCCGCTATGTGCAGTCTGGGTCTGCGCCTATTTTCTCCGGTGCATTCGCTGACCTGGATGCAGCCATAGATTTTAAAGGCAACAAACAAATCAGGACGAAAGTGCTGATGGACCACATCGGCAAGTTCACCATGAAGGTAGAGGTGTTTGGCAACCCGATTCCGCCCATCGAAATCACCGCCGACAACACAAAGGTGAACGAGTGGGAAGAACTCGTGTTCGCGTTCCCAACCGTGGGCGACAACGACAGATACAATCGCCTCACGGTACTCGTTGATATCGGCTCCACCGGCACCGGCACCGACCGCGTTACCTACTTCGACGACATCATCATCGGCGATGGCGTGTGCGGTGCGGTCAGCACCTTCACGCCTACGGTGGCCGCGATGCGCATCCTGCCCAACCCCGTGTCGGACTACTTGCGCGTGGAGAATTTCGAGGGCATCAACCGCATTGACGTCTTCAACATCTTTGGTCAACGGCTCTCATCGGTCAATACCTCCGGCGACTCGCAGACGCGCATTGACGTGACCTCATTGCCTGCGGGCATTTACACCATGGCGGGTTACAACGAACAGGGTCAACTGATTGGCAACGCCAAGTTTGTGAAACAGTAAACAGCGAACGGTTTACGGTACACGGTACACGGCGTTTCAGATTCCGTGCATCGTGTACCGTGTGCCGTGTGCCGTGCATCGTTCACCGTCTAATCGTTTCGTCATGCTCCCTCGCTATTTGCTGGCATTGAGCCTTTTCTTTCTATTTCCTTTCGTAAAAGCACAAAAACCCGCTCTCGCCATCGGCGCGGAAAAACCGCCCTTTTCCCTCGACGAGCTCCAGCGCCGCCACTTCCTTTATTTCTGGGAACTGGCGCACAAGACGACTTTTCAAATCCCCGACCGCTACCCCCGCGACGATTTTTCGAGCATCGCCGCCACAGGATTTGGCCTTTCCACCTACCTCGTCGGCGCGGAAAGAGGCTGGATTACCCGCACACAAGCGGCAGAGCGAGTCTTGAACACCCTTCGTTTTTTGAAAAATTTGCCGCAAGGCCCCGAAGCCTCCGGCACGGCTGGTTATCGCGGTTGGTTCTATCATTTTCTCAACAACGACGACGCGCTTCGTTACAAAAATGTCGAACTCTCCAGTATTGACACGGGCTTGCTCATGGCGGGCGTGCTCTCGTGCATGAGTTATTTCGACCAAAATAACCCCACCGAAAAAGAAATCCGCGCTCTTGCCGACTTCCTCTATCGCCGCGTCGAGTTCGACTGGTACCTCAACGAGCACCACCGCATGAGCATGGGCTGGTTTCCCGAACGCGGCTTCCTCGCCGCCGAATGGCGCGGCTACAACGAGGCCATGATACTCGTTGTCATGGCGCTCGGCTCACCCACTCACCCCATTCCCGCCGCTGGCTGGGACGCTTGGTGCCAATCATACTACCGCACCGACTTCAAAGGCCAGGACATGGTGAATTTCGGCCCACATTTCGGCCACCAGTACAGCCATGTTTGGATAGACTTTAAAGGGATTCAAGACCCATACATGAAAAAAGCGGGTTTCGATTATTTTGAAAACTCCCGCCGCGCCACCCTCGCCAATCGCCAGCACTGCATTGACAATCCCCTCAAATTCAAAGGCTACGGCGAAAATATCTGGGGACTCACGGCTGGCGACGGCCCCGACGCCGAAATGGAACACGAGGGAAAACGCATCTTTTGCCCCGGCTACAGCGCGCGCGGCGTGGCGATTGACTACCTCGACGACGACGGCACCATCGCCCCCACGGCCGCGCTCGCGTCCATGCCTTTCGCGCCCGAAGTGGTGCTGCCCACCGCCGAGGCGATGTGGAATCGCTGGCCGGTCGGCCCCTATGGCTTTTTCGACGGCTACAACGAAACGTTCACCGCTCTCGCCAAGTCGCCGAACGCCCAAGCGGGCTATCCGTTCTGGGTGGACCGCGACCAACTCGGCATTGACCAAGGCCCCATTGTGCTCATGATTGAGAACTACCGCAGCGGCCTGCTTTGGAATTTGATGAAAAAAAACCCCTACATCGTGCAGGGGCTGAAACGGGCGGGATTCACCGGCGGCTGGCTCGACAAAGTTGATTTCCCAAAACTTGCCAAAGGCATTACTTGGGCCGATGGTGAAAAAGCCAAACCCAACCCCGACGTTCCCGTTGACAATAACAGCTTTTTCAAAAGACTGGATTACAAAGACGCGGCGGGGAATAAACTGCCTTATCAGTTGGCAGAACCAGCGAATCCGAAAAAAGGAGAGCAATATCCTTTAGTCATTTTCCTGCACGGCTCCGGCGAGCGCGGTGTGGACAACTCCTCCCAAATGAAAAACGCTGTCCATGCTTTTGTGGAAAAAGAGATGCGCCAAAAACACCCTTGCTACCTGCTCGTGCCGCAATGCCCGCCCAACGAACGCTGGGCTGGCTCCTCCCGCGACCCGAAACTTGTTTTTGATGAAAAAAATCCGACCGTGCCGGGGCGTATGGTCATCGAGTTGCTCGAAAAAACTTTGCAGGAACACCCAGACATTGACCGCAATCGCGTGTATATCACGGGTTTGAGCATGGGCGGCTTCGGAACGTTCGACGCTTTGATGCGCCGCCCCGATTTGTTCGCAGCAGGTATGCCGCTTTGTGGTGGCGGCGATGCTTCGCAAGTCGAGCGTATCAAAAACATCCCGCTTTGGGTGTTTCACGGGCGCTTGGACGAGGCGGTTCAACCAAAATTTTCTTGGGAAATGGCGGAGGCGTTGAAAAAAGTCGGCGGCAAGATGCAGTACACGGAATATTCGACTCTGGGGCACAACGTGTGGGACGTGACGTACTACAACCCGGCGGTGCTGGAGTGGCTTTTTAGTCAAAAAAAGTAGGTTGATAAAGGTTGATGAGGGTTGATAAAAGTTGATAATCAACCTTCATAAACTTTCATCAACCTTTATCAACCATAAAACTAACCCCCTCGTAAACATCCGACAACTCCAACGTCACCCCCAAAGCCGGAATCGGGAAACGCTCGTCGGATTGCAGGTAAGTGGACGCTTCCCAATCGCCGTTTTCCAACTTGACGCGCACCTCGACGAAGATTTTTTCAGAGTCCACGAGGATGTAGTTTTGGAGCGAGGCGATGTTTTTGTAAAGAATGAATTTGTCAGTAGAGTCATAAATCCGCGAGCTTTTGGACATGACTTCGAAGATGACGGAAGGATGTTGGATGATGTACTGGTTGTCGGCATCACGCGGGTCGGAAGTTACGATGACATCGGGGTAGGTGTAATCATTTTCAGCACCAAATTGCGCTTTGACGTTCTCCGTCTGGACGCGCAAGTTTTTGAGGATTTGTTTCAACGCTGCTTTGAGATTGAAACAAATATCGTTGTGGTCAACTGTTGTGCCGGGCATGGGTATCAGGTTTCCGTTGATAAACTCGTGGCGGATTTCAGAGCGTTCCTCGAACTCGATATATTCCTCGACGGTCATCGGGCGGCTGGTAGTCAAAACTTCGTCCTTCATGTTGTAAATCATTTGAAATGAAAAAATCAAAGGAAACTAACCCCCTCATAAACAGCTGATAACTCCAACGTCACCCCCAAAGCCGGAATCGAAAAACGCTCGTCGGATTGCAGGTAAGTGGACGCTTCCCATTCGCCGTTTTCCAACTTGACGCGCACCTCGACGAAGATTTTTTCAGAGTCCACGAGGATGTAATTTTGGAGCGAGGCGATGTTCTTGTAGCGGATGAATTTGTCGGCGGCATCTTCGATGCGGGAGCTTTTGGACATGACTTCGAAGATAACGGAGGGGTACTGAATAAGGTAGCGTTGCTTGAAATCGCGCTTGTCGCCAGTCACTATTACATCAGGATAAGTGTAATCCTTCTCAGATGAGATTTGGACTTTCACGTTTTCCTGTTGGATTTTGAAATCTGCTTTTGACAGCAGCGAACGAAGCAGTATGACGAGATTGATACAAATGTCATTGTGGAATAGGGTAGTGCCGGGCATAGGTATCAGGTTTCCGTTGATGAATTCGTGGCGGATTTCGGAGCGTTCCTCGAACTCGATATACTCCTCGACGGTCATCGGGCGGCTGGTAGTCAAAACTTCGTCCTTCATGTCGTAAATTTTTGATTGGACAAAAATACACTTCAGGCATCAAACTTTCAAGAATGAGAAAACTCGCGTACCTCCTTTTTTTCATAAACCTGCTGTACCTCAACACAATACAGGCTCAAATCTACCGCCCGTCGTCTGCCAACGAACAGCGCGTCAGCGACCTGCTCGCGGCCATGACGCTGGACGAAAAAATCGGCCAGCTCACCCTCTACACCACCGACTGGGGCAGCACTGGGCCGACGATTCGCGAAGGCTACAAAAACGACATACGTTCCGGCGCTTGCGGCAACCTGTTCAACAGCCACACCGTCGGCTTCGTGCGCGAGCTGCAAAAAGTCGCCGTCGAAGAAACCCGGCTGAAAATCCCCTTGCTCTTTGGATTCGACGTGATTCACGGCTACAAAACCATTTTCCCGATTCCCCTCGGCGAGGCCGCGAGTTGGGATCTGGAAGCCATCGAAAAATCCGCCCGCGTCTCCTCCACCGAAGCCGCCGCCGCTGGCCTCAATTGGACTTTCGCCCCCATGGTGGACATCTCGCGCGACCCGCGTTGGGGCCGCGTGATGGAAGGCGCCGGTGAAGACCCCTGCCTCGGCAGCCGCATCGCCGAAGCGCGGGTGCGCGGCATTCAGGGCAAAAAAATCGGCGACACCGATGCCTTACTCGCCTGCGTGAAACACTTTGCCGGCTACGGCGCGCCCATCGCCGGGCGCGACTACAACACGGTGGACATGAGCGAACGCTACTTCCGCGAGTTTTACCTGCCGCCCTACGAGGCCGCCGTTCGGGCGGGCGCGGCGACGGTGATGACCTCTTTCAACGACTACGACGGCGTGCCCGCCACAGGAAACAAATACTTGCTCACCGACATCCTGCGCAAAGAGTGGGGATTCAGGGGCTTCGTCGTCACCGACTACACCTCCATCAACGAAATGGTCAATCACGGCGTGGCCGCCGACGATAAAGCAGCTGGCGAACTTGCGCTCAACGCAGGCGTGGACATGGATATGCAAGGCGCGGTCTATCAGCGTTTTTTGAAAAAATCCGTGCAAGAAGGCAAGGTCAAAATGGCTGACATTGACGAAGCCGTGAGAAGAATTTTAAGGCTGAAATTTGAATTGGGCTTGTTTGAAGACCCCTACAAATTCTGCGACGAGACCCGCCAAACGACCACCCTGCTCAGCCTCGAACACCGCGCCGCCGCCCGCGACGTGTCGCGCAAGAGCATCGTTTTGTTGAAAAATCAAAACAATGTTTTACCGCTGAACAAGAGTCAAAAAATAGCCCTCATCGGCCCGCTGGCCGACAACAAAAGCGAACTCATCGGCAACTGGAACGGCGCGGGCAACGCGAATGATTGCGTGAGTTTGCAAGAAGGTATCGCTAACCTTCGGTTGGCGAACCTCGCTTTTGCGCGTGGCTGCGAAATGGAAGGCACGGACAAATCCGGCTTCGACGAAGCCTTGCGCATCGCGCAAACCGCTGACGTGGTGGTGGTCGCAGTCGGCGAAAAAGCCATGATGAGCGGCGAAGCCGCGTCGCGCGCCGACATCACCTTGCCCGGAGTACAGGAAGATTTGGTGCTGGAACTCGTGAAAACCGGCAAACCCGTCATCGTCGTTTTGATGAACGGCAGGCCGCTCGCCATCCCGAAAATCGCCGAAAGCGCCGCCGCCATTTTAGAGACTTGGTGGCTCGGCACCGAAGCGGGCAACGCCATCGCCGACGTGCTGTTCGGCGACTACAATCCTTCTGGCAAATTGCCGATGACTTTCCCGCGCTCGGTCGGTCAAGTCCCCATTTTTTACAACGAAAAAAGCACAGGGCGGCCTTTCGACCCGAACTCAAAATGGACGAGCAAGTACATTGACGAGGAAAACGCACCGCTTTTCCCCTTCGGTTTTGGCCTCAGTTACACGACGTTTAGTTACAGCGAGCCGAAGGTTGACAAAGCCGTTTTCAAGAAAGGAGAAAATTTACAAATCACCGTGAGCGTGAAAAACTCGGGAAGCCGCGCAGGGGAAGAAGTCGTGCAACTTTATGTGCGCGACCTCGTCGGCTCGGTCACGCGGCCTGTGAAAGAGTTGAAAGGTTTCCAAAAAATCATGTTGAAAGCGGGAGAATCGCGGGAAGTGAAATTCACGCTGACGGAGCGCGATTTGAGTTTTTGGCGGGGCGACATGACCTTCGGCACGGAGGCGGGCGAGTTCGACATCATGGTGGGCGGCGATTCGGCGGATTTCAAAAAGGCGCGGGTGCGGATGACGGATTAGGCGAATACCTCGGCCACCTTGATTTTCAAGCCCGCCAGCACCACTGACTCCACCTCGCCGCCTTCCTCGCCCAAAAAAGCCAAATCGTAAACCCCGTCTTTTAAGACATGAACTTCGATGGTGCGGCTGCGCGGGTCCACAATCCAGTATTCCGACACCCCAAGCCTTTGATAGATTTTGAGTTTGTCGCCCCGGTCAATTTTGTAAGTGCCGGGCGAGAGGATTTCAACGAGCAAATCGGGAGTGCCCTCGATACCCCCCCTTTGAATAATGTGCGCTTTTGCAGCAGAGACAAAAATGATGTCGGGCTGAACGAAGTTTTCTTCGTCGAGATAGACATCGTAGGGGGCGTGGAATATTCTCCCCACCATTTTTTCAGGAACGTGGCGGAAAAAAATTCGCAGCAGGTTAGAAGAGGCATTTTGGTGGTCAGTGTCGGGAGATACTCTTTTCACGATTTCGCCATTGATAAGTTCATAGAAATAGCCCGGCTCAAAAATGTCCAGTTCCAGAAACTCGCGGACGGTGAGCGTTTTTTCCAGCGTGGTCGTCATTGTTCAAAAGTTGAATTTGCGAAACAAAAATAGTCTTTTCTAACCACTTTTCATTTTGGAAATAAAAACCGTAATCGTATGAAGCACATTTTTACAAAACTCAAAAAAAGGCGGGCAGCACTGCCACTGCTGCTGTTCGGCCTGCTGTCGTTCCAAACGACATTTGCACAAGTCCGCGTCACAGGGCGCGTGACCGATGCCAGCAACGGTGAGGCACTCATTGGCACCACCGTCAGGGAAAAGGACGCGAACGCGGGCACCACCACTGACTTCGACGGCAACTTTGGCTTCGAGGTGAGCAGCGCGGATGCCACGCTGGTGTTCGAGTACACGGGTTTTTTGCTCAAGGAAGTTCCGCTCAATGGCAAGACGTACATAGAGGTAGCCATGGGCGAGGATGTCAGTCTTTTGGGCGAAATCGTCGTGGTCGGCTATGGCACCCAGCGCAAAAGCGACCTCACAGGAGCGGTCGGCACGGTGAAGGCCAAGGATATTGAGCGCATCCCGTCCGCGTCG
This Saprospiraceae bacterium DNA region includes the following protein-coding sequences:
- a CDS encoding Uma2 family endonuclease, whose product is MTTTLEKTLTVREFLELDIFEPGYFYELINGEIVKRVSPDTDHQNASSNLLRIFFRHVPEKMVGRIFHAPYDVYLDEENFVQPDIIFVSAAKAHIIQRGGIEGTPDLLVEILSPGTYKIDRGDKLKIYQRLGVSEYWIVDPRSRTIEVHVLKDGVYDLAFLGEEGGEVESVVLAGLKIKVAEVFA
- a CDS encoding Uma2 family endonuclease, producing MKDEVLTTSRPMTVEEYIEFEERSEIRHEFINGNLIPMPGTTVDHNDICFNLKAALKQILKNLRVQTENVKAQFGAENDYTYPDVIVTSDPRDADNQYIIQHPSVIFEVMSKSSRIYDSTDKFILYKNIASLQNYILVDSEKIFVEVRVKLENGDWEASTYLQSDERFPIPALGVTLELSDVYEGVSFMVDKG
- a CDS encoding glycoside hydrolase family 3 C-terminal domain-containing protein encodes the protein MRKLAYLLFFINLLYLNTIQAQIYRPSSANEQRVSDLLAAMTLDEKIGQLTLYTTDWGSTGPTIREGYKNDIRSGACGNLFNSHTVGFVRELQKVAVEETRLKIPLLFGFDVIHGYKTIFPIPLGEAASWDLEAIEKSARVSSTEAAAAGLNWTFAPMVDISRDPRWGRVMEGAGEDPCLGSRIAEARVRGIQGKKIGDTDALLACVKHFAGYGAPIAGRDYNTVDMSERYFREFYLPPYEAAVRAGAATVMTSFNDYDGVPATGNKYLLTDILRKEWGFRGFVVTDYTSINEMVNHGVAADDKAAGELALNAGVDMDMQGAVYQRFLKKSVQEGKVKMADIDEAVRRILRLKFELGLFEDPYKFCDETRQTTTLLSLEHRAAARDVSRKSIVLLKNQNNVLPLNKSQKIALIGPLADNKSELIGNWNGAGNANDCVSLQEGIANLRLANLAFARGCEMEGTDKSGFDEALRIAQTADVVVVAVGEKAMMSGEAASRADITLPGVQEDLVLELVKTGKPVIVVLMNGRPLAIPKIAESAAAILETWWLGTEAGNAIADVLFGDYNPSGKLPMTFPRSVGQVPIFYNEKSTGRPFDPNSKWTSKYIDEENAPLFPFGFGLSYTTFSYSEPKVDKAVFKKGENLQITVSVKNSGSRAGEEVVQLYVRDLVGSVTRPVKELKGFQKIMLKAGESREVKFTLTERDLSFWRGDMTFGTEAGEFDIMVGGDSADFKKARVRMTD
- a CDS encoding prolyl oligopeptidase family serine peptidase gives rise to the protein MLPRYLLALSLFFLFPFVKAQKPALAIGAEKPPFSLDELQRRHFLYFWELAHKTTFQIPDRYPRDDFSSIAATGFGLSTYLVGAERGWITRTQAAERVLNTLRFLKNLPQGPEASGTAGYRGWFYHFLNNDDALRYKNVELSSIDTGLLMAGVLSCMSYFDQNNPTEKEIRALADFLYRRVEFDWYLNEHHRMSMGWFPERGFLAAEWRGYNEAMILVVMALGSPTHPIPAAGWDAWCQSYYRTDFKGQDMVNFGPHFGHQYSHVWIDFKGIQDPYMKKAGFDYFENSRRATLANRQHCIDNPLKFKGYGENIWGLTAGDGPDAEMEHEGKRIFCPGYSARGVAIDYLDDDGTIAPTAALASMPFAPEVVLPTAEAMWNRWPVGPYGFFDGYNETFTALAKSPNAQAGYPFWVDRDQLGIDQGPIVLMIENYRSGLLWNLMKKNPYIVQGLKRAGFTGGWLDKVDFPKLAKGITWADGEKAKPNPDVPVDNNSFFKRLDYKDAAGNKLPYQLAEPANPKKGEQYPLVIFLHGSGERGVDNSSQMKNAVHAFVEKEMRQKHPCYLLVPQCPPNERWAGSSRDPKLVFDEKNPTVPGRMVIELLEKTLQEHPDIDRNRVYITGLSMGGFGTFDALMRRPDLFAAGMPLCGGGDASQVERIKNIPLWVFHGRLDEAVQPKFSWEMAEALKKVGGKMQYTEYSTLGHNVWDVTYYNPAVLEWLFSQKK
- a CDS encoding T9SS type A sorting domain-containing protein; the encoded protein is MKKLFLTTLLALMSLVVATAQTQIVYEDFEGGTSDLAWEAANGTYNGVIANPGPDAVNGSGFVGSYTKSGSHAYSLFWVQNLPPLNLTEFNQFKLKVWCATATPVLLKLEGTGPAIEKTALMPAANQWVELTFDFSAAEYYTGLTKIIIFFDPGTESSAHTYYFDDLRAVKAPQDIETFEAPSGITWTSLNGTYLGAIANPAPDAVNGSATVGAFVNNPNFDFNFAFGTRSTPLDLSTYNQFKIKMWAPKNTEMLFKLEGPGGQIEQFKNIAVANKWQEYTFDFSGAANLTQLDKILVVFSPFITGSSDTFYIDDIQALPQGPCLGATPNPDILDDFDCNRNAVYGIGWDSIHVVQNPAPSPDNNSRKVGEFRRRTGPGTEYAAFVIDNGKPIDLSERYLFGLKVWAPKTGTLLLKIEGGSGAKEVGVPVTEVNKWVEYFVDFKSEIGKGHTRLVIFFNAGVNGEPGEIYYADDIKLYAPKGINVEDFQESPLNLGWQPLNGDNVIHGNFTAPTANPSPNAVNSSSQVGCYSKGSSPLSTLQAINLTANFDLTDFPQFNLDVLSPASVAPGTKVRMQLFSPIAGNQSVEAAIATPGEWETLGFDFSPFSAVADFGEIRIIFNPDAASPGQSWCIDNLRQGIATVDPCIDVQPNPVFIDDFECQRNYVEIFYGASDLKVINNPQQTVENSSLRVGEYNDPAGAGTEFAGIGFTLPAPPDLSLNNQLEVQVWSPFDNVPFLFKIQGNGANVERWDTLPAKNKWHTFSLDFSAAQGTPGNQIVIFFNVLSPTGGGTYYVDNIRWRRKGYSGCVGDNETANTTLPNFAYFNNNPLDGQTTTIVDNPLKAGINTSNKVIRYVQSGSAPIFSGAFADLDAAIDFKGNKQIRTKVLMDHIGKFTMKVEVFGNPIPPIEITADNTKVNEWEELVFAFPTVGDNDRYNRLTVLVDIGSTGTGTDRVTYFDDIIIGDGVCGAVSTFTPTVAAMRILPNPVSDYLRVENFEGINRIDVFNIFGQRLSSVNTSGDSQTRIDVTSLPAGIYTMAGYNEQGQLIGNAKFVKQ
- a CDS encoding Uma2 family endonuclease; translation: MKDEVLTTSRPMTVEEYIEFEERSEIRHEFINGNLIPMPGTTLFHNDICINLVILLRSLLSKADFKIQQENVKVQISSEKDYTYPDVIVTGDKRDFKQRYLIQYPSVIFEVMSKSSRIEDAADKFIRYKNIASLQNYILVDSEKIFVEVRVKLENGEWEASTYLQSDERFSIPALGVTLELSAVYEGVSFL